The genomic DNA AGTGAGGTTGGGGGCAACATGGTCACAACATGACAAAAACAAGTGATcaactgaggaaaagaaagaatgtaaaatgtaTAGTAACAAAATTTACCTGGCTCCAAATGAATCATTACTTTATGAGAAGTTTGCAGAAAATATTAACTTACTGAGTTTGCTGCATAATTACTAATTTCTAACCACATCATTTACCTTCACTGTTTTCCTTCTGGGTTTTACTAAGAAAAAACtaagattctgttttttaaaggtgGTGTTTCACCTGTATCCTCCAGAACTTTAGTGGTCTATGAACTGACCACTAtggtttctttgaaaagagaGAGGTTTGCTCTACTACTTTTCTAAGGAACCAGATGGCAAAACAATGCAGGGGAGGTCTAGATTTTGAAATAAGAACACTTGTTAGACAAAGTAAATCTTTGTGCAGGGAGCTCTCATGTAGGTAAGCAATGACTGGTAGTGGGATTGGGTCCCCCGAGATCCTTACATCTTTCCTAAAGTCTTCCATCCTATTCCCTCTAAACTCACAAATTTTCTAAAAGCTCAAAGGTTTTTCACAACAGTTCTTAAGAGCAAAGTGGGAGAGGCACAGCCATTTGCTTGGGTCATTTGTGAGCTGCATTTGTGCTAAAGGAACTTGATACTTCCGTGGCTGTTTGACTTGGTCCTATGATTATGTGAATGTTGGTGGGTCCACCTTTATTATTCAAAGGTGTGCACAGTGTTTTATGAGTCTAGATGAATTAATTAGTTgtgtaacaatttttttcaagagTAACCACGACTGCAGGAAACTTATTCAATAGCAATATTTAAGGGGAAAAGAGCAGCAGTACACATTTGAACAGGATACTGTAATTATTTCGACTGCACCTACTAATAAATAACATTTGGATAAAAGATCAAACATCTCTAGTATTCTAGTGTTTATCTCTAGGTTCAATCAGAAATTGATGAAAAAGACGGGGGGGGTGCACATCATGGTTAGTAACCTAGAAAACATTTGGACAATGAGCTGCACAATAGTCACACAAAATCACTCTATCTAAAACTACATCATAGATTTTGGGGGGgaagattaaaaggaaaatgcatCTATAGATTCAGATATATTAATTATGACTAAATGCTGTTTTAGTTTACAGCTCATGAAATGATGAGCAAACTCACTAGATGAGCTCATTGTATACTTAATTCTTGATTAATTAAAGCCTTTAGTAAACATAGGTGTTAACACATAAAAAGTAATATCTCAGTTTCGCTGGTGTGAAAGGTCTGTGAATGGGAATGTATTTTCATGTATTAATGATCATACAGCAGAAACTGTTACTAATTTGGGAATATAACTCTAAAAACAGAACTCCAATTGGTGAatattccaatttttcttttctgtttcaaatTTCAGATAGTCAAGTCTTTAGCTGAGAGCTGTCATTTCCACAGCAGAATAACACAACTAGAGTTGATAGCCATACCTTGGGTTAACTGGTAAGAAACCAAAGGTGTGATGCTATGGAAGTTAAAGCAAacattcatctattttctttcaaaaaaaaaaaaaaaaaaagacagtttgtaACAACCTGCTCAGCTCTCCAgagactgatttttattttcccaaatagcTTTAGGATGGGGGCCTTTTCTTTACCTGATTCCCATTTGGCTGGATCACCTTCAAGGGTGGTTCCTGGACCGCAGGGCTGACTGTAGTTGAGTACGTGTAAGCCACCTGGGGAATCAGAATAGTCTGCTTATTGGCAGCTAGTGCTCGCAAGCATGGGACACTGTTCTGGTCAGCAATGGCCACGATCGTGGGTAACTGGGCAGTGACTGTAGGTATAGCAATATTTATGGGGTTGGCACTTGGTGGGATTACATTTACAACTGGTTCTGAGTCTGTAACACAACTGTCCTTTTGTGGCTCCTTTTTTGCGCAAGACAAGTTCAAGGGTTCTTCCTGGACAGAATAAACACTGTTCTGGTAAACACTAGTGATAGTTGACCTTTCCAATAATTCTCCCTGTTGCTTTGGTAGTGAAAGATCAAGAGGTTCTACTTGTGGCTCTTCTTGTGCACCTTCTGCTGTGTACAAGTAACCCTGTGTATTTCTGGATGAGGAAAGGTTTagaggtgatggggatgatggaCTGCTTCTGGAACCATTGGTGGTTGATCCCGCTGGTAAAACTGGAGAGTTAGTCATCTTCAGAGGACTTTGTAGATTTACTGTGCTGTCCAGGGGTTCATTTGCATTTGTAGATTGAGGCTGCTCATCGTTCTTTGTAGGGATATTTACTTTGCCTGTTTCAGGAGAAGATGGTTCAGAAGACTGCACTGAAATTTGGCCAGCTTGCATCTTTTCAAACCACTTTTTTACTACATCCAGGGGTAGGTTTACTGAATCAGCAATTTTTGAGAGCTCTTCTGCACTTGGTTGTGCGTTCAAAGCATAATATGCTTTTAGAAGAGACAAGAGGTTCTTTAAAGGTGGCTGACTGGGAGACAAATTGCCATCTCCACCTGATGACACGGAGGACTCTGGCTTCTCAGCTTCTGGTGCAGGGAGTGGAGGAGGCTGAGCAGGCTGTTTTAGGTCATAGTGCTTTAATTCTGGAAGTGCATTAATATCTCCTGGACATTCGTCACACAGAAGGCAAGTGCTATCATTCACTCCTCCTTCAAAgtttttgtccttctctgatttaacAGTAAGATCTTCTGGCAATTTTTCACTTTTGCAACTGTTTGTGGGGACTGGattctctgtttttaaattctgaggAACAACTTGAAGTTGGCTAGGCTGCTCAAGACTGTAGTTAATGATAATTTTGGTTGTTCCATCCTGATCAACCAAAGGAAGACTGATGGCAGAAATAACAGAATGGCCACCTTGCTGTATGGATGAAGCACTGattgtttcttgttctttggaTGCAAGACTGGCTTGATTATTCTCCAAAACTTGCCTTATTACATTACCATCTACTGCCACTTTGAGTACATTCTGAATATCACTTAAATTGATACTTATGGGAGATACCAAACCAACTGTTGGCAGAACAACAGCTTGCACCACACCCTGAGGAGAACTGGTTGCCTGTAATGGGCCACCACCACTAAAAACCCCATTCTGTAAAGGGGTTGAACAGTTGATTCCTGAAGCAACCACTATGGGTTTGAATTCATAATCCACAGGTTCAGTTTTAATTTGGTTTATAGAAAGTTGCTCTTGAAGGggcttattttctatcttttgccGTATCTGTGGTCGTGTGGGACTGCCTGGGGATGCAGAAAGAGATGGTGAGGAACACTGAGGTGTCTTGAGTCCTGTTCTTGGTCGCCCATTCACAGGCATCAAGCTGATACATTTCTTACTGCTTATGTGTGAGCTATAGGAACCAGAATGGGAAAAACGTTTCTTGCAGTTTGGGCATTCATATGGCTTCTCtcctaaacaacaaaaaaaatcatattcgctcaattattacatataaatttttatgtgtccacattttccttaaaacaatcaattttaaaagagattaacATGTATCTTGCAATACagttttatttagaattattttaagttcAAAACTGACGTAAATGTTATGAAGACTAGTATTTGTGCTAACCAATAAGCGAATCTTCTCAGCATGTGTATATAATATTCCTGCTAACCTCTAAAACTTCAAATAATTCTCAAATGCCAAAATTAattacaattgacccttgaataacatgagtttgaactgcaTGGCTTGACTTAACATGTGGATGTTTTCTGATAAATATcctacagtactgtaaatgtattctctcttccttatgattttttcccttttttaaaaagatttatttatttcttcatgagagacacacagaaagaggcagagacagaggcagagggagaagcaggttccttacaggaagcccaatgtgggacttgatcctaggatgctgggatcatgccctgagctgaaggcagatactcaaccaccgagccacccaggtgtccctgatttttcttaattcccttttcttttctcttgcttgttctagtgtaagaatatagtatataatatatgcaacatacaaaatatgcattAACTGATGGTTTATCTTATAGGTAAGGCTTCTGGCCAGCAGTGGGCTATCAGTAGGTAAGTTTATGGGGAGCCAAAAGTTGTATgtagatttttgactgcatggggggTCGGCTCCCATAACCCCTGCattattgttcaagggtcaaatgtaCATTTACTCTTtcaaagtagatttttttcttaacatatttcacctatttatataatttttctatattttactacACTTAACCATCTGCAGGAGAAATtaatattaaaggaaagaaaagtaagtaAAGCCTTGATTATAAAAGACTTAACAAGTACAAATAACTATCCTTCCCATATCCATAAGGTTTTAAGGTTTCCTTGAAAGATCTTTCTCAATgggaagaaaactttaaatatgaGGTATTGCTATAAGCCTTGGTTTATTAAACTGGGAGGCACGTACTCCTGGAGATATAAGGCAATGTTCTAGTGGGTATGCAAAGCTTTCTTGTAGTTTCAATTTTAGTGACAGTGGTTacagtaatttaaaacattataatatCAAAACACAGCTTATACTATGGAGAGAAATACAACATTCATGTGAATTGttaggaaccccccccccccccaacaataTCAAAGAAGCTCCTTGTTTGTAGAGGCTTCTGTCAAGTTGCCTCTCTAGTCCTTCCAAGATATAAGGCATTTATTATTCTTGTTGACTGTTAGGGATACTTTGGTAAAAACATTTTGAGAGGTATGGAACCAAATGGAATACTTTCAAAAACCCTAATTTTTcaccttaattttaatttatatttatagtttattcACCTGTAACTTATAGGTTAGAGACTATCAGTTTCAATGGGGTAGTAACTTAAGTCTTGTGTGTCATTTATGCCTTGTACCTATTGAAGTGTAGGtcacaaaaaatattcaaaaaaccTTTTTTAGATGAATGGATGGCTAATtgcaaaattatgaaatatggTGATGCTTTTTATCTACCCAGCATCAAGATAAAGCTCTTTCTCtcctgttatttttataaaacgaAAGTAGTGAGAAAGTCAATATAAGCTCTTCTAATAAAGTAGTTTCAGttttgtaaagtttttaaaaagttgagttatattttctcaaattacTTCAAGAATTGGATATTAGAAGTGGAAGGGATCTAAGAAGCCCTCTTGTACACAGTAAAAGTTCATTTTCTAACATTCTTGACTTTAGTCTCCTGTTTAACCTCTTTTATTAAAGGGACTGCTGGACTGCTCTATGGAAGATGGTCTAGTTTGGCTCTGCTGAGGATCATAAATTTGGATTCAAAACCTGCTTTTGCCACtagtttttcaaaaaagattttatttatttatttatttagagagagagagagagagattgagattgagCAAGAGAACACAgtaggggaaaggggagagggagaagaggatagagaatcataagcagacttACCCCGAGCacagagcctcatgcaggactcaatctcatgaccctgagatcatgacttgagctgaaatcaagagttggtcactcaactgactgagccacccaggtgcccctgtcacttagtattttcttaatctttccaAGCCTCAGTGTTTTGGTGTGTAGATACATCCTCATTGGGATGCAATTATAAGACAATATAGCAAAACTGTGTGTGGTCTCAGTATTGTATTAGTGATTCTTTACTATGGTTGAGTACTAAGCTAGAATTCGCTTGTTATAATGCCTACTTTCCTGTCCTAGTCTGCCCTCTGATGCCACACAGAGTAAGTCTAACTTTTCTTCTAAACATCAGACTTCCAAATTAATGAGAAGCTGTCACCTGTAACCTTAAACTTCCCTTGTGTGGATTAAATATACCCAGGTCCTTCAAAGACTCCTCATAGGACATGGGGTTTAGAACCCTTCCCACTTACCCATTTGTTGACTCATCTCTAGAAATTCTCCAGTTTATCACTATCTTTCCAATGGGACACCTGAAATATGATTCAGTACTCAAAGTGCACCAGGTAAATTTCAAGGGCAGGTAATACAagggaatacattttaaattgttgTATAACATTTTTAGATGAGCTATATATCGGTTCTCTTGTTAGAAACACTCAGAAAATAAGATTCTAtgatatagattatttttaaaaaatattttatttatttgagagagagagagagtgcatggagAAACTGGggcaaaggacagagggagagggagaagcagactccctgctgagcagggagcctgacaggggctcaatccaggatttggagatcatgacccaagctgaagggaGATggctgactgactgagccacccaggcgccccatagattatttttatctttaaataggGAGATAGAGGAGCACAGTGGCTAAGGCAATGGCTTTGGAGTCAGGACACCTACACTGGGACTCTGGCTTTGCCAGGGACTAGCTGAGTGCCTCTGGAGAGGTTAATTAAAGCTCTCTAAGCTTCCATTCTCTCATCAGCAGAAAGTGAGGAAATAATAGCATCTATCTCATGGGGCTATTGTTTAGGACTATATGAGTTAATGTATACAAGTAACTCAAATGTGGCTGTACATagttaagtactcaataaatgctagttattattattattgttgggGATTACCTGATATTTTGTCATTGCCAGAAAGTCCAGAGCAATTGTTCTAAAGCCAAATTCACTATGTTTGTTGGAAAACCCCATTTCTAACTTCATAGCTTTATGGTTTATAGCTGAAGTCCCTTACCTAATCTGTCTGTCTGGCGACTGTCAAACCCTGGAGGGGAAGTCGTGCTATAAAAAGTCAGATGTCctatgaatgttcttttttttttttttttttttttttttttttttttgcaatggttGGGGTGTGTGTTTGGTTGCATCTGATGTAAAAACTTTCCAGGCTAAAGTTCCTAGGACCATGGAACAAACCCCAGTTCTTTTCTGGGGAGGAACAGAGGCCAGGGAGCAGGAGCTTTTGTGTCTCATCTCTGAGTGTAGGTGAGATGACCTACTCCTCATTAGAGCTCAACTCTCACATGAGGACTTCAGATGATGGCTAAAACACTTAATTCTCCATAGGGCTCATTTTAGTGGCAGTATCAGAAGACAGTAACAGTCCAGGTAATTTTAGGGAGTATAATTTGAAGATCCTGATTAAAAACTCAGCCGAGAAGAAGATTACAGAGGTTTCTTGAAGGATATGAAGCTAATCTATTATTCAGTGATCTAAACGCGCTTTCAAAACTATCTGTGTTCACCAGatagtgactttttaaatattcatttctctgttttaaatttccaatctACTATACAATcaatattgtataaaatataataaaattgtcacagcattttcttcatataatactttctaaattactttcaatttctgtatttatttcttcaagaacCAGTCTCAAAAAGCTTACAGACTGGTCCAGTCCTAGGAGGGCACCCAGTCATCTCAACTCAGAAATCTCCCTTTGGAATGGAATAAACATGAGATATACAAGCCTCATCTTAAGTAACCTTAAGGATAAGACTATCATATATGCACATAATGAACAGACAGTGTAGAGTACAGTGGATGCACTATGTCCACGATGTGCCCTAATTTGTAATCAGCTacttcagcagcagcagcagcagcatgctGTTAACAAGCCTATATAGAGCTCTCGACCAGCTACACTCCTAAAATTTTTCTGTCAGTACTACAGACGATAGCTCCCTACTCACTACTTGACTGAGACTGATTTTTGAATATCAATGCAGAATTTTGTGATAAATACCAACTTCCTGTTTCTAGTCCTGTTTCAATCTTTAGAATGTTCCATGCTTCCCAATTCTGTACTATCTATGGGTCTGACAGATCCTCCTATATACAATGATTTTGTACATGAgtcttattctaaaatttattttccttcctctaccCTAATCTCAACATTCAGGAAACTCTCCTGAATTAGTTATATCCCTATCAACAACTTCAAATCATCTGTAGTAAGAAAGCAGGtcatcaaaaatatattattttttcccccaagattttgtttatttattcatgagacacacacacacacatacagagagagagagagagagagagagagagagagagagagagaggcagagacacaggcagagggagaagcaggctccatgcggggagcctgatgagggactcgatcccaggtctccgggatcaggtgctgggctgaaggaggtgctgaactgctgagccaccatggCTGCCCCCAAAATATATTCTTGATGAAAATTTTTCAGTAACCCAGGAGCCAAGAAATAGGATTTTGTGCCAGACTGCAAAAGACAACTTTtacttttcagaaatattaaagtgtgaaaataaatgtttttgcaaAAATCTTGGTTTACACAAATTGGTAACTTTAACACTTAGCCCCCTCAATGAATAAGATagtaaaacttctaaaaatgtagttccaaaataaaacagatatcACCAGTCATCCCTCACAAAGCCACCTGCTGTACGTTTTTTGTAGAATGTTTGTGAGATGTCAATAtaataattttcacaaaataagtAATGTGCAGATACCCGTCATTTCTCATTAATTAGAAAATAGGTGTTTTCACTATTTAAATCTAAAACAACATACCAAAATTAATCAGATGAACAGACGTCACAGTGCAATGTAAGATGCTACCCAGTTTTTGCTATAGCTTTTGTTGAAGTAGAGCCTCTAAAGACATGCACATACAGTTTTTTTGTGTCTAAGTTTCTAAAACAGGCATATTTTTTCACATACCATTTTGTAAGTAATAATTTAGAAAAGGATGTGAAATAGAAATGTGAAATGACAGGTGaacatagttttcttttaaattctcaatGCTGCCCTGCCTGGGTGACTCCAAATCATCCTGACCACTTCCTATTTGGAGtttacatttttacttctgtCATGTAAAGAGTATCTTCACCTCCTTACTTTCTTGTGCAAACTGTACCtctatctcctttttcattccctAGTTAATTGTGCAAAAGAGGCAATGAAACTAGCCTTCATTGGAAAGCTCAAGAAAGTTGTACTTTTTTGTTAAAACATGCTATATCCTAATTAGGAAATTTGGAGTATGTCATATTATATTAGCTTAATATGTTTAAGTTAAATATTAAGACTCCAATAAGATAccatttataaatagaaaatttctcCAGGTTAGTCTTTGTAAGAAAAGCAAGAACTTTCTGACCATGTGTATAGACCACAtgttatagatttatttattaccaCATGTGCTATGATATTCaaggtgaagaaagaaaacaaatatttaccacTGTGGATTCTTAAGTGCTCTTTTAGATGATGTTTGTATttgaaagctttcccacattcagTGCACTTGAATTTACGATTACCCCCGGACTGTGTCACATGTCTCTGTAAGAAagaattgatattttaattataaagcaaaaaagcTTTGGACATAGAAGAATAGCCAATCTGCTAAAAGTAGTATTTTGGTGAATTCTGCTTCTCAAAGGCCTCAAATTGAGGCAGGCAGTCACAAAAATCTAACACTTGGAATATTACCAAAAAGAAAGGATAGTGGGAACAGAATTTTGACATACAGAAAAATCTCCATTTGCTAATTTAGAGTATTAGAATCATACTTTATTGAGTAATATAGTTATTTagcaaaaataagataatatacaCTTTACTAGAAACTAGAGATATCTCTTCTGCGGTCAGGCTTTTTCCAGTAGTTTATCCTATTGCTTAAGAGCTTGCTATTTCCAGAATGTACTTTAATctgatgaatttaaaaaatacttccatCTTTTCATTCAAGTATGGAGTATTATAATGGCTTTCTGTCAAATTCccacttttatatatttcaaatatattctgcATTCTTAGATTTTTTCCAGATCCCATTactttgtttacttttgtttattcattaaatttatttgttattaagaaatgtttttcaatcaagtatagttgacatgcaatgttaagTTAGTGTCAGCATACAACACAGTGAGTCAACAACTccatatgttatgctgtgctcaccacaagtgtctaccatctgtcaccatacaacactatcaCAATAcactgactatattctctatcCTGTACCCTTCATCTCCTGACTtgttcattctgtaactggaaacCTGGacttcccattccccttcacctgttttgctccccccacccccactttggcaaccaccagtatgttctctgtgtttatgagtctgtttctgcttttttgctttgttaGATTAATCATACAAAAGGAATGCTTAAATTGAATTCTATCATAAACCTTATAAACCATCAATTGCTCATAAACCTCCAAAGGCTCCCCATTAACCCTGAATATAGATTCTGAGTTTATATATTCCAAGTTTACCTGAGTTTCCAGGCTGATCCTTCACCAGTTCCCTATAAGAAGTTTATGCCATAGTCACTTAGTGAGTCCCGGGTTTTGTACATATACTACTCTTCTCTTCTCTACTCCTTGCTTTGGTTTATACTTATTCTTTCTTGGCTATATTTCCCTACAATTATGATTATTAAGATTCTAGCCATACTTCAAAGGTTTATTAATTCAGGTACTACTTGCTTTATGCTCACTCTAGCTGGAAtctcccttcttttgtttttcatacaggaaggaaagaggaatacTTACTATGTATCAGGCTCTACTGCATCCAAACCCATGGCTTTAAGCACCAAATATATGGTGATAATTCCCAATGGTGTATCTCTGGACCTCTTCCCCTTAACTTTAGACTCTCATAGACAATTGTGTCCTTGATGTTGCCAGTTGGAACACAATGGGCATGTGAAACTTAACACAATTAACACTGAACTCTTAACTGCCTGTCAGAGAGCACCTCCTCTGGTGTTTCCTGTCTTTGTGAAtgacattttcattaatttgattATGCTTAGGCCCTGTACTTTAGGGTAACACTTGATTCCTCGCTTTCTTTTAACACCCTTCATCAATCCATCAACAAAACCATCTGAATATACTCTGAATTTAACATTCATCATTATGTCGTATCTGTCACCACCAGTGATTTCAAAGCCACCACCACGTTTGGCCTGGATTATAACAGCCTCCACAATGGTCTCCCTGCCTCTAaatggtctccctgcttctgttctTATCTTTCTTGACCTACTCTCCACCCAACAGCCAGtgttcccttaaaaataaaaaataaagacaaaattcagtatctttCAAAGGCTTCCCTGTCACATTTTACAACAAAATCAGTCTCTATCATGGTCTATACAAGGGGATATATCATCTGGCCCCTGATACCTCTTGTCCTTACCTATCTTTCTGCCTTTTAttcacactggcctccttgctatCCTTTGCGGATGCTGGGCAGGCTTCTGGCTCAAGGCCTTTTCATgtttccctctgttccttttgACCAGAATGCCCTCCTCCCAATCATCCTATGACTGGCTCCTTCCTTTCATTCAGATTTTAGTTCAGATGTCCCATTCTTAGGAAGGTCTCCCTAACCTTAAAAAAGTTGCAACTTTCTaccttctgctttatttttctacacactatctgttcttatattttatatcaccTGCTAATGTATGTTCTCTACTGTCTTGATCTTTGCTTATCTTTTTCACTATTGTGCCTTTATCAGCTAGAACAGGGCCTGACATGTAATAGAAACACAAATGTTTGCTTAACgaataaattaataat from Canis lupus dingo isolate Sandy chromosome 2, ASM325472v2, whole genome shotgun sequence includes the following:
- the ZEB1 gene encoding zinc finger E-box-binding homeobox 1 isoform X5: MTSHKSGRDQRHVTQSGGNRKFKCTECGKAFKYKHHLKEHLRIHSGEKPYECPNCKKRFSHSGSYSSHISSKKCISLMPVNGRPRTGLKTPQCSSPSLSASPGSPTRPQIRQKIENKPLQEQLSINQIKTEPVDYEFKPIVVASGINCSTPLQNGVFSGGGPLQATSSPQGVVQAVVLPTVGLVSPISINLSDIQNVLKVAVDGNVIRQVLENNQASLASKEQETISASSIQQGGHSVISAISLPLVDQDGTTKIIINYSLEQPSQLQVVPQNLKTENPVPTNSCKSEKLPEDLTVKSEKDKNFEGGVNDSTCLLCDECPGDINALPELKHYDLKQPAQPPPLPAPEAEKPESSVSSGGDGNLSPSQPPLKNLLSLLKAYYALNAQPSAEELSKIADSVNLPLDVVKKWFEKMQAGQISVQSSEPSSPETGKVNIPTKNDEQPQSTNANEPLDSTVNLQSPLKMTNSPVLPAGSTTNGSRSSPSSPSPLNLSSSRNTQGYLYTAEGAQEEPQVEPLDLSLPKQQGELLERSTITSVYQNSVYSVQEEPLNLSCAKKEPQKDSCVTDSEPVVNVIPPSANPINIAIPTVTAQLPTIVAIADQNSVPCLRALAANKQTILIPQVAYTYSTTVSPAVQEPPLKVIQPNGNQEERQDTSSEGVSNVEDQNDSDSTPPKKKMRKTENGMYACDLCDKIFQKSSSLLRHKYEHTGKRPHECGICKKAFKHKHHLIEHMRLHSGEKPYQCDKCGKRFSHSGSYSQHMNHRYSYCKREAEERDSTEQEEAGPEVLASEHVGARGSPSQADSDERESLMREEDEDSEKEEEEEEDKEMEELQEEKECEKPQGEEEEEEEEDEMEEEEGEEAENEGEEAKTEGLMKEDEVVNQESNLEQKVSKNSEQVSEEKTNEA
- the ZEB1 gene encoding zinc finger E-box-binding homeobox 1 isoform X4 translates to MLPITNYNTVVETNSDSDDEDKLHIVEEESITDAADCEGGVPEDDLPTDQTVLPGSSEREGNAKSCWEDNGKEGQEILGPEAQADEARCAVKDDECDSDAENEQNHDPNVEEFLQQQDTAVIYPEAPEEDQRQGTPEASGHDDSGTPDAFSQLLTCPYCDRGYKRFTSLKEHIKYRHEKNEDNFSCSLCSYTFAYRTQLERHMTSHKSGRDQRHVTQSGGNRKFKCTECGKAFKYKHHLKEHLRIHSGEKPYECPNCKKRFSHSGSYSSHISSKKCISLMPVNGRPRTGLKTPQCSSPSLSASPGSPTRPQIRQKIENKPLQEQLSINQIKTEPVDYEFKPIVVASGINCSTPLQNGVFSGGGPLQATSSPQGVVQAVVLPTVGLVSPISINLSDIQNVLKVAVDGNVIRQVLENNQASLASKEQETISASSIQQGGHSVISAISLPLVDQDGTTKIIINYSLEQPSQLQVVPQNLKTENPVPTNSCKSEKLPEDLTVKSEKDKNFEGGVNDSTCLLCDECPGDINALPELKHYDLKQPAQPPPLPAPEAEKPESSVSSGGDGNLSPSQPPLKNLLSLLKAYYALNAQPSAEELSKIADSVNLPLDVVKKWFEKMQAGQISVQSSEPSSPETGKVNIPTKNDEQPQSTNANEPLDSTVNLQSPLKMTNSPVLPAGSTTNGSRSSPSSPSPLNLSSSRNTQGYLYTAEGAQEEPQVEPLDLSLPKQQGELLERSTITSVYQNSVYSVQEEPLNLSCAKKEPQKDSCVTDSEPVVNVIPPSANPINIAIPTVTAQLPTIVAIADQNSVPCLRALAANKQTILIPQVAYTYSTTVSPAVQEPPLKVIQPNGNQEERQDTSSEGVSNVEDQNDSDSTPPKKKMRKTENGMYACDLCDKIFQKSSSLLRHKYEHTGKRPHECGICKKAFKHKHHLIEHMRLHSGEKPYQCDKCGKRFSHSGSYSQHMNHRYSYCKREAEERDSTEQEEAGPEVLASEHVGARGSPSQADSDERESLMREEDEDSEKEEEEEEDKEMEELQEEKECEKPQGEEEEEEEEDEMEEEEGEEAENEGEEAKTEGLMKEDEVVNQESNLEQKVSKNSEQVSEEKTNEA